In Raphanus sativus cultivar WK10039 unplaced genomic scaffold, ASM80110v3 Scaffold1710, whole genome shotgun sequence, the genomic stretch AATaaacccgacaaaaaaaaaaaaataggataCAAAAGATTGTAAGAAATGAGGAGGAAAGAGACCTGAGAAGGAAAGAGTTGATGAGCTACAAGTGAAGTGAGGAAGATAAAAGACACAAGGGTGCGAAACCCAAAGCTGATCCAACCAACCAGTTTCTCCCTTCTTCTTGGGTAGAGTTAGCAGCGTTAAGAAAGTGGATAGATTTGAATTGAGGCTTGGCAGTAATCGTCAGAAGGAAGAGGGTGAGGGAAAGTTCGAGCATTTGGAGAAGGACAAGTGATAGCACCTGGCCAGCAGGacattttaatttcaattacggcaaaaaaaaaagacaactgAACTTGAATAGTAAGTAGTAGTAGTAAAAAGGAGAGGGAGTGACTCACTGGGGACTGAGGAAGGAGAAGAGGGAGGTGGAGGAAGCGAGAAAGGAGAGATAAACCACCAAAACTGAGAGGAATATGGAGGCAGAACATGTAAAGAGCGAATGTGCTCCATACGTTATTGTCTTCCCATGGAATCTCTGATCCCAAAACCGACAACCctactttttcttcttcttctttctcctcctccAACTGTGTTCAGTGATCAATTTAACATGAATTTCACAAGAAAGTGGAGAAGCAAAAAACAGTTAGTTACCTCGGAAGTGGGATTGGTATTGAGACAAGAGCATTCGAGAGAAGGGAAAGGGATGGATCTCAACCGACGACAAGTGGTAGTATAGGAGAACACTGAATATGGTCGCGGTAGCCGGAGTGAAGAAGCACTagcctccaccaccaccaccaccggcgTGAGGGATAATAAAATCATGGATGGATGGAGAACGCACACCCTCCTTTGACCTTAGAGAGAGTCAGTCAATTCTGTCTGTggtctccaaaaaaaaaagtatttgtcatttatttatttttttcccccaataaataaatataatttttattctattttttttttttgttataggaaaaaaaagaagaaagaggaaaACAACAAGTATCGCTTGATTGGGAATTAGGGATTGGGGgaggcgagagagagagagagaggttcaTTTCGATTTCTCTtcgaaaaattaaaataatccaGAGGGGGTGGAGGTGGAGAGATGGTGAGGATGGTGAGAAGCTGCTTACAGTCGATGATGAAGCTTGTGAATTCCCTTCTTGGAATGGTTGGTGTCGCCATGATCCTCTACTCTGTTTGGCTCATCAGGCAATGGCAACAACAAACCGGATCTCTCCCTTCCCTTACCCTCATGATGATTACCCCCTTCCTTGGTATCTTTTTTTATGTATCCCAATCACTTTCTGTCTTTTAGGAACAAACAGGAGATTCTTAGTTTCTGTTAGCCTTACGTGTATTGTTGTCTCGGACCTCATGCATAGCTGTTATTAGGGTTATTATGTAAGAGATCATCTTGTTCGACATCGATTGAATTTTGTCAAATTCCTCATGAAAACCaaccaatctctctctctctctctctctctctctgcaggTTCATTTATGCTTTTCTTTGTCTCGGGGCTCTTCTCTGTCTTGTCACTTGCGCTGGCCACATCGCTGCTGAAACCGTTA encodes the following:
- the LOC108812783 gene encoding uncharacterized protein LOC108812783, which gives rise to MILLSLTPVVVVVEASASSLRLPRPYSVFSYTTTCRRLRSIPFPSLECSCLNTNPTSELEEEKEEEEKVGLSVLGSEIPWEDNNVWSTFALYMFCLHIPLSFGGLSLLSRFLHLPLLLPQSPVLSLVLLQMLELSLTLFLLTITAKPQFKSIHFLNAANSTQEEGRNWLVGSALGFAPLCLLSSSLHL